In Oncorhynchus kisutch isolate 150728-3 linkage group LG5, Okis_V2, whole genome shotgun sequence, a genomic segment contains:
- the LOC109891192 gene encoding class E basic helix-loop-helix protein 40-like, whose amino-acid sequence MEMERIQRAQPPPKYQQAELSDMQGMDFPIYVYKSRRGMKRAEECKENYKLPHRLIEKKRRDRINECIAQLKDLLPEHLKLTTLGHLEKAVVLELTLKHVKALTTLLENQQQKILALQNGMQIEQSSPSQENSEGMFRSGFHVCAQEVLQYLANQEGDGDLTPSHMINHLHKVATEIPQGPPHSPWPEKTPSYHHHHHQALREKPVGQPPKPSEGHRKNCVPVIQRAYAQVGGEQSGSDTDTDSGYGGEQGEHLALRAGYYGQESQLKRALGEKTASLGVKQEVEPRHKHARVESSDDEFLSGGESSSSSSSSSSGHGSYMSAYSPHQAQPHPLCMPFYLIPPSAAAYLPMLEKCWYSGAMPMIYPGLGGSAQGMPSDTHAQTSLITISPREHSPSPPTVAQSPMDSPALLQALKPINLETKD is encoded by the exons ATGGAAATGGAAAGGATTCAAAGGGCGCAGCCCCCTCCCAAGTACCAGCAGGCTGAGCTGTCTGACATGCAAGG GATGGATTTCCCTATATATGTATACAAATCCCGTCGGGGAATGAAACGAGCAGAGGAATGCAAG GAAAACTACAAACTACCTCATCGACTTATTGAGAAGAAAAGGCGAGACAGGATAAACGAGTGCATCGCTCAGTTGAAAGATTTATTGCCTGAGCACCTGAAACTTACA ACTCTTGGCCATCTGGAGAAGGCTGTGGTTTTGGAACTCACGCTCAAGCATGTGAAAGCCCTCACCACTCTACTGGAAAACCAGCAGCAGAAAATCCTCGCTCTGCAGAATGGCATGCAAATCG AGCAGTCCTCTCCCAGCCAGGAGAACAGCGAGGGGATGTTCCGCTCAGGCTTCCACGTCTGTGCCCAGGAGGTTTTACAGTACCTGGCCAACCAGGAGGGTGACGGAGACCTCACACCCTCCCACATGATCAACCACCTGCACAAGGTGGCCACTGAGATCCCCCAGGGCCCTCCCCACAGCCCCTGGCCCGAAAAGACCCCcagctaccaccaccaccaccaccaggccctGAGGGAGAAGCCTGTAGGCCAGCCCCCCAAGCCCAGCGAGGGCCACAGGAAGAACTGTGTGCCCGTCATACAGCGGGCGTATGCCCAGGTTGGTGGTGAGCAAAGTGGCagtgatacagacacagacagcggCTACGGTGGCGAGCAGGGTGAGCATCTGGCGTTGCGTGCAGGGTACTATGGCCAAGAGAGCCAGCTGAAGAGAGCCCTGGGCGAAAAGACAGCGTCATTGGGCGTCAAGCAGGAAGTTGAACCTCGCCACAAACATGCCCGGGTGGAGTCATCCGATGACGAGTTTCTCTCAGGTGGAGAGTCATCctcatcctcttcatcctcctccagcGGTCACGGCAGCTACATGAGCGCCTACTCCCCCCACCAGGCCCAACCTCATCCTCTCTGCATGCCCTTCTACCTCATCCCCCCTTCTGCTGCCGCTTATCTGCCAATGCTGGAGAAGTGCTGGTACTCTGGGGCCATGCCCATGATCTACCCTGGCCTGGGGGGCTCCGCACAGGGCATGCCTAGTGACACGCATGCCCAAACTTCCCTGATTACGATATCCCCCAGGGagcactctccctctccccccaccgTGGCCCAGAGCCCAATGGACTCACCAGCCCTCCTCCAAGCGTTAAAGCCCATTAACCTGGAAACCAAAGACTGA